One Kwoniella newhampshirensis strain CBS 13917 chromosome 13, whole genome shotgun sequence DNA window includes the following coding sequences:
- a CDS encoding GMP synthase [glutamine-hydrolyzing], translating into MSSSSGPAATEEIHSLYDTILILDFGSQYSHLITRRCREINVYCEMLPCTQKISELSWKPKGVILSGSPYSVYAPDAPHVDPAVFELGVPILGICYGLQEIARFHGGKVDAHSHREYGYAKIEVVKTGKKEQDALFEGIEMEEDGGLQVWMSHGDQLTSLPPNFVTIASTPTSPWTSIAHESKPIYGVQFHPEVSHSPKGKEVIAAFVKNVCGITGGWSMDSFIPKEIARIRQICGEKGQVIGAVSGGVDSTVAAKLMHEAIGDRFHAIMVDNGVLRKDEGAKVHQMLTVDLGVNLTVIDASELFLSRLKGVEDPERKRKIIGNTFIEVFEAEALKIEAAAEKEVEEKGGEAKGKIEWLLQGTLYPDVIESISFKGPSATIKTHHNVGGLLDNMKLKLIEPLRELFKDEVRALGRLLDIPAHLVGRHPFPGPGLAIRILGEVTRDQIKILQHADDIYIEEVRAAGLYDQISQAFVALLPVKAVGVAGDARTYDQVVALRAVSTEDFMTADWFVFPPQVLKKISSRITNEVKGVNRVVYDITSKPPGT; encoded by the exons atgtcttcctcgtccggTCCCGCTGCTACTGAGGAGATCCACAGTCTTTATGacaccatcctcatcttggATTTCGGATCTCAG TACTCCCACTTGATCACTCGAAGATGTCGTGAAATCAAC GTTTATTGCGAGATGTTGCCTTGCACACAGAAGATCTCCGAGCTCAGCTGGAAGCCTAAAG GTGTCATCCTCTCCGGATCCCCTTACTCCGTCTACGCCCCCGACGCGCCTCACGTCGATCCAGCAGTCTTCGAGCTCGGCGTCCCCATCCTCGGCATCTGCTACGGTCTTCAGGAGATTGCGCGATTCCACGGCGGTAAAGTCGATGCGCACAGTCATCGAGAGTACGGGTATGCCAAGATCGAGGTGGTCAAGActggaaagaaggagcagGACGCGTTGTTCGAGGGGAttgagatggaggaggatggtggtttgcag GTCTGGATGTCTCACGGTGATCAACTCACATCCCTCCCTCCTAACTTTGTCACCATCGCTTCCACACCCACCTCTCCCTGGACTTCCATCGCTCACGAGTCGAAACCCATCTACGGTGTCCAGTTCCACCCTGAAGTCTCTCACAGTcccaagggcaaggaggtCATCGCCGCCTTCGTGAAGAACGTCTGCGGTATCACCGGTGGCTGGAGCATGGATTCGTTCATCCCTAAGGAGATCGCGAGAATCAGGCAGATCTGCGGAGAGAAAGGTCAGGTCATTGGTGCTGTCAGTGGTGGTGTCGACTCTACTGTCGCGGCGAAGTTGATGCACGAGGCAATCGGTGATCG ATTCCACGCAATCATGGTCGACAACGGTGTTCTGCGAAAAGACGAGGGTGCCAAGGTCCACCAAATGCTCACCGTCGACCTCGGCGTCAACCTGACTGTCATCGACGCCTCCGAGCTCTTCCTTTCCAGACTGAAGGGCGTCGAGGACCCCgagcgaaagcgaaagatCATCGGAAACACCTTCATCGAAGTCTTCGAGGCCGAAGCTCTCAAGATCGAGGCGGctgctgagaaggaggtcgaggagaagggtggtGAAGCGAAGGGAAAGATTGAGTGGTTGTTGCAAGGTACTCTCTACCCCGACGTCATCGAAAGCATCTCCTTCAAGGGACCAAGTGCGACCATCAAGACCCATCACAACGTCGGTGGTCTTCTGGACAACATGAAGTTGAAGTTGATCGAACCTCTGAGAGAGCTCTTCAAAG ACGAAGTCCGAGCTCTTGGTCGACTGCTTGACATCCCCGCTCACCTCGTCGGCCGACATCCCTTCCCTGGACCTGGTCTCGCCATCCGAATCCTTGGTGAAGTCACTCGAGACCAAATCAAGATCCTTCAACACGCCGATGATATCTACATTGAGGAAGTCCGAGCTGCAGGTCTTTACGATCAAATCAGTCAGGCCTTCGTCGCTCTCTTGCCTGTGAAGGCTGTCGGTGTCGCTGGTGATGCTAGAACATACGACCAGGTTGTGGCCCTCCGAGCCGTTTCTACCGAGGACTTCATGACTGCCGACTGGTTCGTCTTCCCTCCTCAAGtattgaagaagatctctTCAAGAATCACcaacgag GTCAAGGGTGTCAACAGAGTAGTCTACGACATCACCTCCAAGCCTCCAGGAACGTGA